The genomic DNA ctttagtttctttgggaagtaaactaaagtaGCGACTCTCAAGTCAATTAGATCGATACATTCACGAGTGTATCGATTTAAAACCTGTACGGGCCAATTCAAAAAGGGAGCGTATGCCAATTAAAAATGGCATACGCTAGAAAAGGAAGTGGAACGAGAAAAAAACGCATACAATGTTCTACCCCATGTGTATTTCTTCGATACCCACCGAATCACCGTGGCTATAAGTGCTTTGCaatatcaaatgataaaatcattattggtcattacgtcatctttgatgagtctcatttttctttttgttgaaatttAGTCCTCTCCACTCTCGTATGATTTCTTGATGATCCTCTATCACCATATGTGATTCATCATAAATCTACACCTTCATCCCCGCATCCTCTCCCTCCTCCCCCCCATCCCCCATCTATCCTCCCTCTTCTCTTCGACCAATCACTCGAAGTCAACGGGGGTGTTTCGGCCCAAACGTATTTTTAACCTCCTTTCTACTAGGTCTAAATCTCATTTACCTACCTCATAACTATGTAGCTTTCCTACAGGATCCGAACTGGAAGTTAGCCATGAAAAAAGAGTTTAATGCTTTAATTTCTAATAAGACGTGGGAGTTGCTTCCCCGTCCAAGTGATGATAATATTATTCGTTCTTTATGTGTCCATAATTATAAAGACCGTGTTGATGGTTCTTTTGAGAGGCATACAGCATGTCTTATAGGTGATGGAAAAACTCAATCGGTTGGCTTTGATTGTGGGGAGACTTTCAGTCCTGTTGTCAAACCGGCCACTATGCGGTTGGTCCTCAGTCTTGCCCTATCACAGAAATGGTCAATTCACCAACTTGAAATAAAGAATGATTTTATCTATGTCACTCTTGATGATGTTATATACATGCATCAGCCCATTGGGTTCAGAGATTCCTCATCATGTCTGTCGTTTGAAGAATTCATTATATGATTTGAAGCAGGCTCCTCGAGCTTGGAATAAACGCTTTACGAATTTTGTGTCCACACTTGTTTTTTCTTGGACTATTTCAGATCAATCATTGTTGTTTTTCGCTAGGGTGAGCACATGACATACTTGTTATTGTTAAGGATATAATATTGAAGGCATCCTCTAACTCTCTACGCCGATTCTTCATCTCTAGCTTGAGTACAAAATTTACTATGAAGGGTTTTGGTCCCTTGCATTATTTTTTGGGCATTTCAGTAAGGCCTCATGCAAATGACATGTTTCACTCTTAACGAAAGTATGTGTATGAGATTGTAGATCGTGTGGGTATGTCATCTGGTAAGTCATCGACTATGTCGGTTGATACCACACCGAAACTTGGGGCTTTAGTCTCTTCTCCTGTGTCAGATTCTTCTTTGGGATGCTCTgcaatatttaacattttttcgtCATGATATCACGTGTATGCAGTTCAACATGTTTATTTCTTCGTGCATGATCCTCAGGAGGTACACATGGAGGCTCTAAAGATAATTATCCGGTATATTCAAGAAACTCTTGATTTGGCCTTCATTTGTCTCCATCTTCTATTACATCTCTCTTGGCTTACACTGATGTTGACTAGGGTGGGTGTCCAGACACATTTCATTCGACGTCTGACTACTGTGTCTTATTGGGAGATAATCTAATCTCTTGGTCGGCTAAACGCCAAACCACATTGTCCCGTTTTAGTGTCGAGGTTGAGTATCATGCGATTGCGAATGTGGTTTCATAAACTTGTTGGCTACATAATTTACTCCTATAACTTCATTGCCCGGTTCACAACAATACTCTTATTTACTATGATAATATAAGTACGATTTACCTCTCCAATAATCTCGTTCAGCACGAACGGACCAAGCACATTGAGATGGACATTTACTTTGTTCGTGAGAAGGTCTCACGCGATTAAGTTTCAGTTCTTCATGTCTCATCTCATTTTCAACTTGTagatatcttcacgaagggACTTCTGAGAGTTATTTTTGAAGAGTTTCGATCCAATCTCAGCATACATCACTCACCTACTTCGATTGCGAGGGTGATAATAAATGTAATCAATTAATAGTTatcttgagttttttttatatatgattgacttaattaatatattggaaATCCTTAGATATTTGATTTCaagattataattaaacaaaatgaatggagtgatttgaataattattattaaaggtAATACATTATACTTAATTTgagtaattattaatatataatattttaaagactttatcttattttatagataattttatttataaaggttAATAAAGGTAAAACATTAATTTGAGTaattactaatatataatattttaaagactttatcttattttataaataattttatttataaaaaaaaattgaataattcaattattattttttataagtattttaatatatatatatatatataattaatataataaaatattaaatatttatattttattatattaagatacacttcaatatttaatatattttaaataattataatataaaaataataatatttgtatttttaattaaataaataatgtaaaaaaattaattaattaattatatttaatgataaaaacattaataattaaataaaataaaataagtaaaataaataaaataagaaaggtaatatataaaagtaatattgataaataagtaattttggaaGTAAATGAGGAGTGAGGCAGGATAAGTATACGAGAGGAGTGAAAAAAACACATTCcatattcttataataatattaatgatttcaaggttataagtaatatttttttataaaaatttataacaatCTATTTGATAAGAAAAGGAAATATACTTAGTTAAAAAGAACAAAGCATTGCAAactattattactttttttttttccttatgcTACCTAGACTTAGATATAAAAGTCAATTAAACTATTCCAAAATCACGGTGAACTAAGTCATTTAACAGTACTTATtttaaatgtgattttttttttcatttaaacacTGTCTAATGAAGTGAAGATGACATATATTGATGATAAATAGATTAAACATTTGTAATTTGTACAATGTGTTTGATACTTTCAGCAACAATAGatttttaatatgtaataatGAATATTGACTGAGTTTTATTTGGggtgggggggggggggggggggaagtacactattaatttttctttcaaattataaCTCAGTGAGTAGGAGGAGGTCTAAATGAAAACTTGCATCCTTGGGTCATATTAAATCAACATATACGTATTGATTTCAATAGAAAGAATAACCAATAACATCTTCCTATGTTGCATAATAAGAGATATATAAACATCATTTAGACAAGatcttaaatttcaaaataaatacccaaaaaaacaatacaaattaAGTTATGACATACATTAATAAGTTACCCatcaatcattaattttattttcggatTAACTGGGGGATGCATATTTATAGAGTTAAAATTaactagaagatttgattttactatgattttttattttgtataacaatGGATATACCTATACTAgtattaaaaactatttaagCATTGACTATGATCCAAATGATATTAGATATAGtctgatgattttatttatctatacaAATGACAATATGTACTACTAAATtgtacaataataatataattacaatGAAATAAAGAATGTAAAGGTCTCGAATCTCTTGATTTTATTGATTCATGCCATTGTAATCCCTTGAATTATGCAgtttaatatttctttattcTATAATTGGTTTGGGCTCAGTGGTTTTCATTTTTCAGTGTTGGGGGAGGTGATCTTTTAAGTCCCAATTTGCAAGTTTCAAAGTTCACTCTTTCTGTAAATATTCGTATTGCTTTCCTTGCTCTGAACATAAATTTGGTAATAAGACTATTATGTGTGCCTCTAGTCGACATTACTGTACTGGTTATCGCGTCGAAATAAGATTTATTCTGCTTATGGCttaatacattattttcttctttgTCTACTCTTGTTAGCTTATTAAATGAATGCAACTCTACCAAATAAGTACACAATTTTATGTTCAGAGCAAGGAAAGCAATGCAGCTATTTCAGTCACTTGGATTATACTTTTTGGTTAATTGTAAACTTAATGCTGTAAATTTGGATCATGAAATTCTAATTAAGAGAATCAATTCAAGTAAATGTAATATCATATTACTAAGATTATCAATTCATAGTTGACAAATTTCTCAATGCAGACTCCTAAGAAGCAAAGAGAAAAAGCAATAAAATGAGCAATAACGTTGATAGAAAGTTCTAGTTATTTGCCTTACAGATATATGTAGGAGCTCCTACTAAACAAGTCGCTTGAGTCTCTTCCTGCACCATTTACCAAATATGTAAAGTTAGTAACTGCTGTTAATTACCTTCTAGAgtggaaagaaaagaaaagaagctAACAGAGCCAATGTTACCTCAATTATACAGATGAAGGAAGAAAATATGCCTAAGAGCTACCTTCCTGCTCAGTCTCATTGGTGATCTCAGAAGTTGTTGATATAGAAGATTCATCAGGCGTGATGATGTGCTTATCGTCATCAGTCTGAAAGTTACAACGAGTCAGTGAGCAAAAATATCGATAGAGATATCAGAAGATCAAGTCAATAATTAATGGAAAACTATCGGAGACCTGTTTCATGTTCAACTCTTcctttaatttcatatattcaaTCTTCCTCTGAGCAGCAGTTGCAACATATGTTGCTTTCTCCTATTTCCGTCAATAAATATTACAAGTGTAAGCAAAGCATGTACGTATAAATCAATCGATTAAATATCTAATcaactttcactaattaatgAACTGTTATTGCATTTCTTCAAAGTTACACTAGTTTATAAGCCATAATCTGACATGGAAGTGGAAGATCTTACAGATTCAATCATTGATTTCCATTTTTTACCGCCAGCTTTTGTTACCTGAAGAACAGATCTCAGATATAAACCTTGTTCAGAGTAAATAGTAAACGTCGATGAATTAAGAGATTGATTGAGAGAACTAGAAATAACAAACGAGATGAGAGTTCATTGTCTAACATTAGCAGCAGATTTGTTTTCTGGAAAGTTCTCCTTGTAAGTCTTCCTGAAATCCTCCCTAGGATTTTAGTCGCCGCAAGTTACAAACACAAGAAGAGCAACGAGATCAATCCATCTATGATAAATACGGAATGAAAATTTCAATTCCTTGAGAACAAAATCAACTCGAGACGAGTACTCACATGAAGATGATGAAGGCGGACGGTGGACGTTTCGGAGCGCCAGCCTCCTTTTTTGCGTTGTCCTTCTTCGTTGCTGCATCTGCTTTGCGTTTATTCACCATCCTTCATATAGAAAAGAAAAACGAATGGAAACAACATCAGATCACAATCATTACAATGAAGATATCGAGAAACGAAGCGGATGAAATGAAGAGAGTCGGTGTATATTGTTGTTACGGTGAATCAAGCTTCTTCTGAGCAACGAAAGAGACGGTTCTTGGTGCTCTCATGGTGAGATTCTCGAACTGCTGTAACTgataagagagagagaggtcAGGCTAATGTGATGAGTTTGTGAGCGTTTCCAAAAATCGAAATGCAAGATATGCGGTTAATGGGGAAAATATCCTTTTATAGGGGCAACTGGCATGTATCGTTTTGGCGGGAAAGTGATGGAGTGCAGAGTAAGCCACCTAACGGAGTAACGGACTGCATTGCTACCTGTCGAATAATACTATTTTGACCCTTGAACTTCTTGAAAATAGTCATTTAAAGTCTTATGcttatataattttcaatttgagGCTTTAAATCGTAACTTGTACCAAATggatttaatttgttaatagaAAGTAAAACGTCCTTTTAAAAACGggataaataacaaatttaaaactataatcgaaaatttttattaaatttaagtatttcttattttatttttttatggtttgaagaattttatttacaatatttttgttatatttaaaattcctTATTAACACGGTTAATTTAGTTAAATGGGTgacatgttattttattatttattttatttagtatataatttctttttatcaaattcatCCTCCATCAACCTAATTACATCCATCGTTTTCCGCCATCTCCTCTGTTTCTTCCGCTCACATCTAGATCTGCCCTTTCTACTTTCAGCGGAATCATTCCCTCACCATTATTCTGCCATCTCCGAAACCAACGTCCATGCCGAGATCTACCCTCAGTATACCACAATCCAGTATGCTTTCCCGTAGAATTTTGCCAACCCTACCGTCGGCGTTGATTTACCTTATTCGCCGTCGATTATTGTCTTTGTGCTCGATACTTGTGTGATCGGGGAAATTTTAATTATGCTAAATCTCCACTAAACTAGGCTATCACCTTACTCCGTGAGAATTCTTTGGTCGGGTTTATTACTAGAGGAAAATACAGTATTAGCGACGATATAAATCGTCGCTAAAAACCAGATTATCGTCGCTAATAAATATTAGTGTGGCGAACAAAACCGTTGTCATTCATTGTTATAAAGTTCATCGTTAAACGTAATTAACAATAATAGCGACGACATTGTGCCTAATGTCGTTGTTGATAATCATCTCTTATCAACGTCGATATTCCCTAACGCCGACGCTGATAATCATCTCTTATCAACGTCTGCATTCCCTAACGCCGAAGCTAATAATCATCTCTTATTAACGTCGGCATTCCCCTAATGTCGACATTGATAATCCATGCTCTCgggtttttgacacatttttgatTCTCTTATCAACGTCGACATCCCACTAACGCCAACGTTGATAATTAAGATTATCAGCGACGTCCTTCTCCTAAAGCCAATGTTGATAATGCTTGCTCTCgggtttttggcacatttttgaTTCTCTTATCACCGTCAGCATTCTCCTAATGTCGTAGCTGATATTGTTAATTATCAACGTCGGCATTCCCCTAACGACGTCGCTAATAATGCTTGCTCTTGCATTTTTggcatttttttattcttattaaacatgtttcatattttgttcTACTATAAGCAAAAAAAgatcattcataaataaaaatcaattctaaattataaaaatctcaaatcgtattaatacaaaaaaatcaCAAATCGTAAATCAATCAATATTGATCAAGGGAGGAGGGGACATCCTATACATAAGCGTCTGTATAGCCTCTTGTTGTGCACACATCATTGCATGCATCTCTTCTATTTCACGTCCCTACTGCGCCATCTGTTCTTACATGTTCCTATTCTCCTCGATCAGTACTTTCGTCTGTTGACGTTGTGACACGCGTGCATTGTTGACGTTCGAGAAAGATCTTTTCTGTTGATCCGCTCTAAAGTGCGTTGGACATATTCCCGATCCCATTCCGATCACCCTCCTGTGTCCCTATGGTTCTAAAGCAGCCTCAAACACGTCAAACAACAACATATCATGGTTTGCTTCTAGCCGCTCGCGCATCACAGTCTACAATCATTTACAATATTGttagtaattttaaacttagaCATGTAAACTAAAACAATAGAAAGGATTAGAAATTACAACGGCCTACTGAACATGTGACGAAGGCATGAGAGTCGGATCCTCGACGGTTGCTCTCCTATTATGAGTATGTAGGAAGACATGTGCATAATTAGGGGTGTGTCCCATATCCCTCTCCTCTACAAATAACATACATACCATCTGttagatattataaaaattaatactcTTACTAAATCTTACCATATGTCGCTCCAATTGCGAAAACGGTCTGCTGCTAGTGTTGGTCGCACTTTTTTTCTGcaattataatatagttatagttgttagttaatagttaattaaacatataatatattaaaaatgactaTTATACCTTAAATTCAGTCGTGAAGTAGTGATGGTCAAGGAGATAATTTCAATCATCGTAGTCGAATTCAATAGGAGGGTTTAATATGATCGTCGTTATAATGTGGTTGGATGTAATATGTTTTGTTAATATATCTCCACTTATCCCATGCTTTCTTAACATGTGACATCATCTTATCTCTGTAGTTGTCAATAGGATTAGGCAAATATTCGAAAAgatcctgaaaaataacaacagattttaggattatgaaaccttcaaattataaaataacatgttaaaaaatatcaaactcatAGAGATTGACCACCATATATTATCTAACTGGGTATGTGAGAGATCAGACCAATTTAATAGACAGTGTGGCACCACCGAGGGATTCCGGATAATGATGCCAATATGCCTCGACTAGTAACTTGCATTATCGCAAGTGGACTTTCCATCCACCTCCCTGAACTCCAAGTGCATCTTCTACCCAGTTGCTAGTTTCCCAAGAACCGTGtttttgttcttcccccgtcccCTCCTCCTCGATGAAGACCCTACAAAATAATAGTGAAATgacatttgttaaaatttatataatcatttaaatatcacgTTTAAGTTGTAATTAACTATCTGTAGTCCCAAGAACGGGGAAATTCTCCTCCGGGACAAACACCTCGAGAATGTTGGAATCTGGATTATCTAGTCCCTCAATATTCGGAAGTGATCCCATAAAGTTCATAAAATTATCGGATTGTACATCATCTGTATGAGCTCGGAGCTTGTCTAAATGTCTCAATAGTGCTTGTTTTGTAGCCCGTTTAGATGCCATGATATCTGATAAAgaataaacttataaattttaatgaagtCATCTTATTTGACACACAAATAAAACCTGTCTAGATGTTTAAATAATTGAGATTTATCTTTGTGATAATTTTCCATCCAGGTCTAGATGTCACCACCAAACTTCTTCTTATTGATGGAAAAATTATGCTCGCCGTAATGATCATCTCCACCTATTGACCACTGGTCTGCTCGCCGTAATGATCATCTCCACCTATTGACCACTGGTCTGCCCATGACGTTGTTCCATTGCTTCCCATTTCTGTAATTGATCGATCGTATATATGTAATACGGAGAATTCTAACTCGGGCTAAAACTTTTCAGAAAATTTACTCagttagaataataataatatcaagcagataaacaaaataaatttaatttactatCGCTACAACtgtacaaaatattttgatctagAACCACGGTAGCTAGCTAGATCCATAATCCGCATTATGGATCAAATATAATATGGTTAAATGatataaagaaattaagaaGCGAAATGTATTTGAATTGACCCATGAGAATTATAACAATATTGGACatacactacaaaaaaaaaaaatgtataattagcGACGAATAATTATCGGCGTTTAGTTAGCATCTGAAATATGTAATGGCGATTGCGATGGTTTAATCCACGAAAAACATGAACCGtcgaaaatattaattaatgaaaaaaacatCGTCacaataaataaagatatttaacCATGATCAATAATTATCGCTAAATTTCCGTAAGAAAATCcatcaattaatttatactatattttggattaaatttacgACGAAAATGTTTAGTGTCGAAGTTCTTTTTAGTTTGTCAAAAAATCCGTAGAAAATATTAGCGCAGAAAATTCGTTGTAGATTTTCGGCGGTTGTTTCGACATTATGTTCaactttattttatacatttttttcgTCAAAAATTTCATCGCAAATGACAAACATTTATAATAACTAGTTTTAGACAGAACGACATAATGAAGACTTcagtttatttatgttaatagTAGCATGTTTTGATGAGTTTGGAAATATGAGTATCACTAAAATTGTGGCTCTTGAGGAGGGtgttgattaattttaatttcccTAAGAACTCTGAAACATATCTCCAGGGTaagctttttatttatttttatttttaagttggTCGGTAGAATGCTTGATTAATGTGTTCTAGGTTTGACGATTGGGAAGGTTTGGACATCTAGAACTAGCGGTTAATTTGATCACATATGAGGATCGTTTAAATTTGTATGTGCAATGgtattttagttattatatattttagcaATTGCATATGATCTTGACTGATTAATTTGGGATGGGTGCATGTATAGGATTGAACAAGAACTTGGAACTGAAATTAAGCAAATCCCTCCTCACATAGACAAAGCTATATATTGTCTGTGACTTTTGTGTTGTTTTGACCAACTTATGAGAGAATGAATAACGGAAAATCTGGtgagtttttgtttattttttgtaCTTGTGTGAATCGATGGACATGTTGATAGTTTAATGATCCCTCGATCTTCTTGGCCTTCTTTTCTTGAGGAGATGTTATGTACATCTACGAGATAATATATTGATCCTAAGCTGTTTAGTTCAATTACTACATCAATACTTATACTTATTAGTTGATCTTGATTGTTTGATCAttgatatttttagtttttttggttttgaaatGTGAATATGTTGTCCGTGAAGAGATTGTCATGTTGGATCAGGTAGAGCATTGGTTATTAGTGGGCTATGTGAAATCAATTTGCAAGTGTTTTGTTAGTTTAACAAATATGGAGAAGAAACTTCTTATATGGTCACCAGC from Impatiens glandulifera chromosome 9, dImpGla2.1, whole genome shotgun sequence includes the following:
- the LOC124915886 gene encoding high mobility group B protein 3-like; this translates as MRAPRTVSFVAQKKLDSPMVNKRKADAATKKDNAKKEAGAPKRPPSAFIIFMEDFRKTYKENFPENKSAANVTKAGGKKWKSMIESEKATYVATAAQRKIEYMKLKEELNMKQTDDDKHIITPDESSISTTSEITNETEQEELHSFNKLTRVDKEENNVLSHKQNKSYFDAITSTVMSTRGTHNSLITKFMFRARKAIRIFTERVNFETCKLGLKRSPPPTLKNENH